From the Stigmatella erecta genome, one window contains:
- a CDS encoding CARDB domain-containing protein, with product MTAVGCGTGASPESSLATQQQALEEGPDFVVSAVTGPTSAPLGQSISASVTVCNQGTQSDSTWVEVFLSTDTVISPPVPPAPPTDLLLGGSHTDYLVPGQCQTLSISGTSWGISQGAYYLGAVADPQNSRFERIENNNSLAGSRIGIGNGADFVVSAVNGPSSAQPGQTLTTSVTVCNQGTQSDSTRVEAFLSTDAIISPPWPPGAPGSSTDLLVGSAHTDSLMPGQCQTLSLRGSLWNLPQGVFYLGAVVDPYGDRTELIEDNNSLAGSRIGIGNGADFVVSAVTGPKSAQLGQTLTTSVTVCNQGTQSDSTRVEAFLSTDAIISPPVPPSPSADIPIGDAHTDDLHPGQCQTLSIMGSPWNLPSSGVYYLGAVADPHNERLELIDDNNSLAGSRIGIGNGADFVVSAVTGPKSAQRNQPFTTSVTVCNQGTQSDSTRVETFLSTDALISPPVPPGPPTDIPLGSAYTDYLFPGQCQTLSIPSSSWGPPQGAYYLGAVVDPQNDRTELIEDNNSLAGSRIGIGEGADFVVTAVTGPASTQQGQPITTSVTVCNQGTQSNSTWVEVFLSADTVIAPPVPPMFSTDFPFGGAPTDPLFPGQCQTLSIPSPSWGGPSQGAYYLGAVVDPQNDRTELIEDNNSLAGSRIGIGNGADFVVTAVTGPKSTQQGQPITTSVTVCNQGTQSDSTWVEVFLSADTVITPAQPPVITPDFPLGGTSTDFLAPGQCQTLSIPSSSWGPPQGAYYLGAVVDPQNDRTELIEDNNSLAGSRIGIGNGADFIVTAVTGPKSTQQGQPITTSVTVCNQGTQSDSTWVEVFLSADTVITPAQPPVVTPDFPLGGTSTDFLAPGQCQTLSVSGPAWSPTPGAYYLGAVVDPQNDWPELIKDNNTLVGSRIGIGSRADFLVTAITGPKSAQEGQSITTSVTVCNQGTQGDSTQVEVVLSADTLISASPPYAPSADFPLGSASTNFLAPGQCQTLSVSGAAWSPSPGVAPYLGAVVDPEDDRLELIEDNNTLAGSRIGIGSRPDFVVSTVTGPASASQSKSITASVTVCNQGTQRNSTQVDVFLSSDKIITPPSPATSPMLRDHFVGGVNTATLGPGQCQTLSVQGPVSVPSVGAYYWGAVADPQNYQPELMEDNNAKAGSRISITP from the coding sequence ATGACGGCCGTGGGCTGCGGAACAGGAGCCTCGCCGGAATCCTCCCTGGCGACACAGCAGCAGGCCCTGGAGGAGGGGCCGGACTTCGTCGTGTCCGCCGTCACCGGCCCCACGAGCGCTCCGCTGGGCCAGTCCATCTCCGCCTCGGTCACCGTGTGCAACCAGGGCACCCAGAGCGACAGCACCTGGGTCGAAGTCTTCCTCTCCACCGACACGGTCATCTCCCCGCCCGTTCCTCCCGCGCCCCCCACGGACCTCCTGCTCGGGGGCTCGCACACCGATTACCTCGTTCCTGGGCAGTGCCAGACGCTGTCGATTTCGGGCACTTCCTGGGGCATCTCTCAAGGCGCGTACTACCTGGGCGCGGTGGCGGACCCACAGAACAGCCGGTTTGAGCGCATCGAGAACAACAACAGCCTTGCGGGCAGCCGCATCGGCATCGGCAATGGCGCGGACTTCGTCGTGTCGGCCGTCAACGGCCCCAGCAGTGCCCAGCCTGGCCAGACCCTCACCACCTCGGTGACGGTGTGCAACCAGGGCACGCAAAGCGATAGCACCCGGGTCGAGGCCTTCCTCTCCACCGACGCCATCATCTCTCCCCCGTGGCCTCCGGGAGCTCCGGGTTCTTCGACGGACCTCTTGGTCGGCAGTGCCCATACCGACTCCCTCATGCCTGGGCAGTGCCAAACGCTCTCGCTCAGGGGCTCCCTCTGGAACCTCCCTCAAGGCGTGTTCTACCTGGGCGCGGTGGTGGATCCTTATGGCGACCGGACGGAACTCATCGAGGACAACAACAGCCTTGCGGGCAGCCGCATCGGTATCGGCAATGGCGCGGACTTCGTCGTGTCGGCCGTCACCGGCCCCAAGAGTGCCCAGCTTGGCCAGACCCTCACCACCTCGGTGACGGTGTGCAACCAGGGCACGCAGAGCGATAGCACCCGGGTCGAGGCCTTCCTCTCCACCGACGCCATCATCTCCCCTCCGGTGCCGCCCTCGCCTTCGGCGGACATCCCCATTGGGGACGCCCACACCGATGACCTCCATCCTGGGCAGTGCCAGACGCTCTCGATCATGGGCTCCCCCTGGAACCTCCCCTCTTCAGGCGTCTACTACCTGGGAGCGGTGGCGGACCCACACAACGAGCGGCTCGAACTCATCGATGACAACAACAGCCTTGCGGGCAGCCGCATCGGCATCGGTAATGGCGCGGACTTCGTCGTGTCCGCTGTCACCGGTCCCAAGAGCGCTCAGCGCAATCAGCCGTTCACCACCTCGGTGACGGTGTGCAACCAGGGCACGCAAAGCGATAGCACCCGGGTCGAGACCTTCCTCTCCACCGACGCCCTCATCTCCCCGCCCGTGCCCCCTGGACCTCCGACGGACATCCCGCTCGGAAGCGCCTACACCGACTACCTCTTTCCGGGGCAGTGCCAGACCCTCTCGATCCCGAGCTCCTCTTGGGGCCCGCCTCAGGGGGCGTACTACCTGGGGGCGGTGGTGGATCCCCAGAACGACCGGACGGAACTCATCGAGGACAACAACAGCCTTGCGGGCAGCCGCATCGGCATTGGCGAGGGCGCGGACTTCGTCGTGACCGCCGTCACCGGCCCCGCGAGCACTCAGCAGGGCCAACCCATCACCACCTCGGTGACGGTGTGCAACCAGGGCACCCAGAGCAACAGCACCTGGGTGGAAGTCTTCCTGTCGGCCGACACCGTCATCGCCCCGCCCGTACCTCCCATGTTCTCAACGGACTTCCCGTTTGGGGGAGCCCCTACCGACCCCCTCTTTCCGGGGCAGTGCCAGACCCTCTCGATTCCAAGCCCCTCCTGGGGGGGCCCCTCTCAAGGGGCGTACTACCTGGGGGCGGTGGTGGACCCTCAGAATGACCGGACGGAGCTCATCGAGGACAACAACAGCCTTGCGGGCAGCCGCATCGGCATCGGCAATGGCGCGGACTTCGTCGTGACCGCCGTCACCGGCCCCAAGAGCACTCAGCAGGGCCAGCCCATCACCACCTCGGTGACGGTGTGCAACCAGGGCACCCAGAGCGACAGCACCTGGGTGGAGGTCTTCCTGTCCGCCGACACCGTCATCACCCCTGCCCAGCCCCCCGTGATCACCCCGGACTTCCCGCTTGGGGGCACGTCCACCGACTTCCTGGCCCCGGGGCAGTGCCAGACCCTCTCGATCCCGAGCTCCTCTTGGGGCCCGCCTCAGGGGGCGTACTACCTGGGGGCGGTGGTGGACCCTCAGAACGACCGGACGGAGCTCATCGAGGACAACAACAGCCTTGCGGGCAGCCGCATCGGCATCGGCAATGGCGCGGACTTCATCGTGACCGCCGTCACCGGCCCCAAGAGCACTCAGCAGGGCCAGCCCATCACCACCTCGGTGACGGTGTGCAACCAGGGCACCCAGAGCGACAGCACCTGGGTGGAGGTCTTCCTGTCCGCCGACACGGTCATCACCCCCGCCCAGCCCCCCGTGGTCACCCCGGACTTCCCGCTTGGGGGCACGTCCACCGACTTCCTGGCCCCGGGGCAGTGCCAGACCCTCTCGGTGTCAGGCCCCGCCTGGAGTCCTACGCCGGGGGCGTACTACCTGGGGGCGGTGGTGGATCCCCAGAACGACTGGCCCGAACTCATCAAGGACAACAACACCCTGGTAGGCAGCCGCATCGGCATCGGCTCCCGAGCCGACTTCCTCGTGACCGCCATCACCGGCCCCAAGAGCGCCCAGGAGGGCCAGTCCATCACCACCTCGGTGACGGTGTGCAACCAAGGTACCCAGGGTGACAGCACCCAGGTGGAGGTCGTCCTGTCCGCCGACACCCTCATCTCCGCCTCCCCCCCCTATGCGCCTTCAGCGGATTTCCCGCTCGGGAGCGCCTCCACGAACTTCCTCGCGCCTGGACAGTGCCAGACCCTCTCGGTGTCAGGCGCCGCCTGGAGCCCTTCTCCGGGCGTTGCTCCCTACCTGGGCGCGGTGGTGGACCCCGAGGATGACCGGCTCGAACTCATCGAGGACAACAACACCCTGGCGGGCAGCCGCATCGGCATCGGCTCTCGCCCCGACTTCGTCGTGTCCACCGTTACGGGCCCCGCGAGTGCGTCGCAGAGCAAGTCCATCACCGCCTCGGTGACGGTGTGCAACCAGGGCACCCAACGCAACAGCACCCAGGTCGACGTCTTCCTCTCCTCCGACAAGATCATCACGCCCCCCTCGCCGGCCACGTCTCCCATGCTCAGGGATCATTTCGTGGGGGGCGTGAACACCGCCACCCTCGGCCCAGGACAATGCCAGACGCTGTCCGTGCAGGGCCCTGTCTCCGTGCCCTCGGTGGGGGCGTACTATTGGGGGGCCGTGGCGGATCCGCAGAACTACCAGCCCGAGTTGATGGAAGATAACAACGCGAAGGCGGGGTCGCGCATCTCCATCACCCCCTGA
- a CDS encoding SPFH domain-containing protein yields MDQVQEQQQRVEVDLKARKMASNMAAMPQQAVAVRRRGPGGGPTPPEMPGGNAVDVRITGFWRWRTVVVPPNAYVVHTRRGHDQPLHIGLGVSFPFNPATDSFLVVPGAMQTILINAHCICRELQGLLVQGYVQWIVEDFSTAYKKLDFTDTEDPMRVVNVQLREQAEAAIKDKVATMSIDAVLSDKQPIIEELTARLSQVAEGGGGSDKGLGLRIVTVQIKEAVVSSARLWESLQKPFRAERERVARLAGLETEEAISRRELEVSQERERSRLETEGELALLRSRKEAETYDREQAEQLRRQQREEEHARKLAVERQQSTLHYAELEKARLAVEEELTQRRQEVESAQRQREALAGIAVQDVEREASNRQARVELEMLEARQRIHNGLSSANVQARLVELLPTIAEKLPQPQELRSISLGTGAGPQEGQALASLVAQMMALAKVLSAEPGAPPKKTE; encoded by the coding sequence TTGGATCAAGTCCAAGAGCAGCAACAGCGCGTCGAGGTGGACCTCAAGGCTCGGAAGATGGCGTCGAACATGGCCGCCATGCCCCAGCAGGCCGTGGCGGTGCGGCGCAGGGGCCCAGGTGGCGGGCCCACGCCTCCCGAAATGCCCGGAGGCAATGCCGTGGACGTGCGCATCACCGGCTTCTGGCGCTGGCGCACCGTCGTCGTCCCTCCCAATGCCTACGTGGTCCACACCCGCCGCGGGCATGACCAGCCGCTGCACATCGGTCTGGGCGTCTCCTTTCCTTTCAACCCGGCGACGGACTCGTTCCTCGTCGTTCCCGGCGCGATGCAGACCATCCTCATCAACGCGCACTGCATCTGCCGTGAGCTGCAGGGGTTGCTCGTCCAGGGCTACGTGCAGTGGATCGTCGAGGACTTCTCCACCGCGTATAAGAAGCTGGACTTCACCGACACCGAGGACCCCATGCGCGTGGTGAACGTACAACTGCGCGAGCAGGCCGAGGCCGCTATCAAGGACAAGGTGGCCACCATGAGTATCGATGCGGTGCTCTCGGACAAGCAGCCCATCATCGAAGAGCTCACGGCGCGCCTGAGCCAGGTGGCCGAGGGCGGTGGCGGCAGCGACAAGGGCCTGGGCTTGCGCATCGTCACCGTACAGATCAAAGAAGCGGTGGTCAGCTCAGCGCGGCTCTGGGAGAGCCTGCAGAAGCCCTTCCGGGCCGAGCGGGAGCGCGTGGCACGCCTGGCCGGGCTGGAGACCGAGGAAGCCATCTCCCGCCGCGAGTTGGAGGTGAGCCAGGAGCGGGAGCGCTCCCGCTTGGAGACCGAGGGCGAGTTGGCCCTGCTGCGCTCGCGCAAGGAGGCCGAGACATATGATCGCGAACAGGCCGAGCAGTTGCGCCGCCAGCAACGGGAGGAAGAGCATGCTCGCAAGCTGGCTGTGGAGCGTCAGCAGTCCACGCTCCATTATGCCGAGTTGGAGAAGGCCCGGCTGGCGGTGGAGGAGGAGTTAACGCAGCGCAGGCAGGAGGTGGAGTCCGCTCAGCGCCAGCGCGAGGCGCTCGCGGGCATTGCCGTGCAGGACGTCGAGCGCGAGGCCTCCAACCGGCAGGCCCGCGTGGAGTTGGAGATGCTCGAAGCCCGCCAGCGCATCCACAACGGACTGAGTTCCGCCAACGTGCAGGCGCGGCTGGTGGAGTTGCTGCCCACCATCGCCGAGAAGCTGCCTCAGCCCCAGGAACTGCGATCGATCTCCCTCGGCACGGGAGCGGGTCCGCAGGAGGGTCAGGCGCTGGCCAGTCTGGTGGCGCAGATGATGGCGCTCGCGAAAGTGCTGAGCGCCGAGCCGGGGGCCCCGCCGAAGAAGACGGAGTGA
- a CDS encoding CheR family methyltransferase, producing MTDDECVELLQWAAPRLRLRWEGFRRVRGQVCKRLVRRMKVLGLESASAYRARLEADSSEWTMLDSLCRVTISRFYRDHRVFDVLSKHLLPPLLHGVKARSERVFRVWSAGCASGEEPYTVAVLFHLGLAPQVPGLQLELLATDADEFLLERARRGCYPPSTLRELPPEWASQAFTLTPQGEQCLTPELRQVPTFQRQDLRADMPEGLFHLVLCRNVAFTYFAPPLQREVLARLVERLAPGGLLTIGGHESLPEGAMGLERAAGPLPIFRKPGG from the coding sequence ATGACCGACGACGAATGCGTGGAACTGTTGCAGTGGGCCGCGCCACGCCTTCGCTTGCGCTGGGAGGGCTTTCGCCGGGTGCGGGGGCAGGTGTGCAAGCGCCTCGTGCGCCGGATGAAGGTGCTCGGGTTGGAAAGCGCCTCCGCGTATCGCGCACGCTTGGAAGCAGACTCTTCCGAGTGGACCATGCTCGACTCGCTCTGCCGCGTCACCATCTCCCGCTTCTATCGGGACCATCGCGTCTTCGATGTGCTGAGCAAGCACCTCCTGCCCCCGCTCCTGCACGGCGTGAAGGCCCGAAGCGAGCGGGTGTTCCGGGTCTGGAGCGCCGGTTGTGCCTCCGGCGAGGAGCCCTACACCGTGGCCGTCCTCTTCCACCTTGGCCTCGCCCCCCAGGTACCGGGACTCCAACTGGAGCTTCTTGCCACCGATGCGGACGAGTTCCTGCTCGAGCGCGCTCGCCGAGGATGCTATCCGCCCAGCACCTTGCGCGAGTTGCCCCCCGAGTGGGCCTCCCAGGCCTTCACCCTCACGCCCCAAGGCGAACAGTGCCTCACACCCGAGCTCCGCCAAGTCCCCACCTTCCAGCGTCAGGACCTGCGCGCTGACATGCCAGAGGGCCTCTTCCACCTCGTGCTCTGCCGCAATGTGGCCTTCACATACTTCGCACCGCCGCTCCAGCGCGAGGTGCTTGCTCGCCTCGTGGAGCGGCTGGCGCCCGGCGGTCTACTGACCATCGGAGGGCACGAATCCCTTCCCGAGGGCGCGATGGGCCTGGAGCGCGCCGCTGGGCCGCTGCCCATCTTTCGCAAACCCGGAGGCTGA
- a CDS encoding IS3 family transposase (programmed frameshift): MERRKRRQFTEEFKAEAVKLARESGKSLPQVAKDLDLTESALRQWVQHAERSEAPAGPEPLSQTEREELLQLRRENRQLLMERDFPKKSGGLLRQGGLEVKFEFIQAQKAHFPVEFLCEQLEVSRSGFYAWSRRPESARQQEDQRLAAEVAQAHRDSRGVYGSPRVHAQLRAQGRRVSRKRVARLMEQQKLAARRRRRRVCTTDSRHGLPVAPNVLNRDFSPQAPNRTWATDITYVWTAEGWLYLAVVMDLFSRKVVGWAMGEHIDRHLVLSGLEMALQGRQPPKGLIHHSDRGSQYASADYQQVLAARGIECSMSRKGNCWDNAVVESFFSSLKQELVYRTDFATRQQARLALFEYIEVFYNRQRRHSTLGYVSPVDFENAALPVTLAA, encoded by the exons ATGGAGAGAAGGAAGAGGCGGCAGTTCACCGAGGAATTCAAGGCCGAGGCGGTGAAGCTGGCCCGAGAGAGCGGCAAGTCCCTGCCGCAGGTGGCCAAGGACTTGGACTTGACGGAGTCGGCGCTGCGGCAGTGGGTGCAGCACGCCGAGCGAAGCGAGGCCCCCGCAGGGCCCGAGCCGTTGAGCCAGACGGAGCGTGAGGAGCTGCTCCAGCTGCGGCGAGAGAACCGGCAGCTGCTGATGGAGCGAGACTTCC CTAAAAAAAGCGGCGGCCTTCTTCGCCAAGGAGGGCTCGAAGTGAAGTTCGAGTTCATCCAAGCGCAGAAGGCCCATTTCCCGGTGGAGTTCCTGTGTGAGCAGCTGGAGGTGTCGCGCTCGGGCTTCTATGCCTGGAGTCGGCGTCCGGAGTCGGCGCGGCAGCAGGAAGACCAGAGGCTGGCGGCCGAGGTGGCCCAAGCCCACCGAGACAGCCGCGGAGTGTACGGCAGCCCCCGGGTGCACGCCCAGCTGCGGGCTCAGGGCCGCCGAGTGAGCCGCAAGCGCGTGGCGCGGCTCATGGAGCAGCAGAAGCTGGCCGCCCGCCGAAGGCGCCGCCGGGTGTGCACCACGGACTCCAGGCATGGCCTGCCGGTGGCTCCCAACGTGCTCAACAGGGACTTCAGCCCCCAGGCTCCCAACCGCACCTGGGCCACGGACATTACCTACGTGTGGACGGCCGAAGGCTGGCTGTACTTGGCGGTGGTGATGGACCTGTTCAGCCGCAAAGTGGTGGGCTGGGCCATGGGCGAGCACATCGACCGGCACCTGGTACTCTCAGGCTTGGAGATGGCGCTGCAAGGGCGCCAACCCCCCAAGGGGCTCATCCACCACTCGGACCGGGGCAGCCAGTACGCCAGCGCCGATTACCAGCAGGTGCTGGCCGCTCGGGGCATTGAGTGCAGCATGTCCAGGAAGGGCAATTGCTGGGACAACGCCGTGGTGGAGAGCTTCTTCAGCAGCTTGAAGCAGGAGCTGGTCTACCGAACTGACTTCGCCACGCGTCAGCAGGCCCGCTTGGCCCTCTTCGAGTACATCGAGGTCTTCTACAATCGGCAGCGGCGGCACTCGACGCTGGGCTACGTCAGCCCGGTGGACTTTGAGAACGCGGCCCTACCTGTTACGTTGGCAGCTTAA
- a CDS encoding carboxymuconolactone decarboxylase family protein, which yields MSTKSEPTAAQKSLGDFAPKLVELTDEVLFADVWERPQLSKRDRSLITCAALVAMGKTEQMEFHFPKAIANGVTQEELAELITHLAFYAGWPNAMSAAQRAKTLAPK from the coding sequence ATGAGTACCAAGTCCGAACCCACCGCCGCCCAGAAGTCCCTCGGGGACTTCGCGCCGAAGCTCGTGGAACTCACCGATGAAGTCCTCTTTGCCGACGTCTGGGAGCGGCCGCAGCTCAGCAAGCGCGACCGGAGCCTCATCACCTGCGCGGCCCTTGTCGCGATGGGCAAGACCGAGCAGATGGAATTTCACTTCCCGAAGGCCATCGCGAACGGCGTCACGCAGGAGGAACTGGCCGAGCTGATCACGCACCTCGCGTTCTACGCGGGATGGCCAAACGCGATGAGCGCCGCGCAACGCGCGAAGACACTCGCGCCGAAGTGA
- a CDS encoding (R)-mandelonitrile lyase, translating into MQSTRLVLIAGALLLAACASGPSPRPSAPWTGAERIEIARAGSRLPAEGAAANFTGRALITPLFQATEYTRAGGASVSFEPSARTAWHSHPAGRTLIVVAGTGWVKEWGGVKQEIRPGDVIWTPPGVKHWHGATVTEGMTHFALQEHVDGKVVEWLEHVSEEEYRR; encoded by the coding sequence ATGCAAAGCACTCGCCTTGTTCTCATTGCCGGTGCGCTCTTGCTCGCTGCGTGCGCGAGCGGCCCTTCACCGCGCCCGAGCGCGCCTTGGACCGGCGCGGAGCGTATCGAGATCGCTCGCGCCGGCTCCCGGCTACCGGCGGAGGGCGCGGCCGCGAACTTCACGGGCCGCGCCCTCATCACGCCGCTATTCCAAGCGACCGAGTACACCCGTGCGGGCGGCGCGTCGGTCTCGTTCGAACCCAGCGCGCGGACCGCGTGGCACAGCCATCCCGCCGGACGGACGCTGATTGTCGTCGCGGGCACGGGCTGGGTGAAGGAGTGGGGCGGCGTGAAGCAGGAGATCCGTCCCGGAGACGTCATCTGGACGCCGCCCGGCGTGAAGCACTGGCATGGCGCGACGGTCACGGAGGGCATGACCCACTTCGCCCTGCAGGAACACGTCGACGGCAAGGTGGTTGAATGGTTGGAGCACGTCAGCGAGGAAGAGTATCGGCGCTGA
- a CDS encoding pyridoxamine 5'-phosphate oxidase family protein, with translation MDGVHAAKGESIKTLDELEAIIGKAPPALDLKVINHLDSGALRWIAASPLLFACFGSGTTLGVTLGGGPPGFAGGDARTLRLSAAMLDDPSLAQVGQGFGALFLLPGTGETLRVTGTVSAQHPGEISITVHECYGHCAKALIRSGFWEALPDGTAPSNPSAFIDATRFMALATSDAQGRADLSPKGDPAGTMVRLDPHRVWFADRPGNRRIDSFRNILTQPRVAATLLIPGSTHVAYVSGTARITADEAVRSQFAVQNKVPALVTAIDDAALQLRESPALVRAGMWPVKPPTHGIQAAQLFIEHVKLNKESSLGARLASAALSVPGVSGLLKKGLEKDYKDNLY, from the coding sequence ATGGATGGAGTGCACGCAGCAAAGGGCGAATCGATCAAGACGCTCGACGAACTGGAGGCCATCATCGGCAAGGCACCGCCAGCGCTGGATCTCAAGGTAATCAATCACCTCGATTCGGGCGCGCTTCGCTGGATCGCCGCCTCGCCGCTGCTGTTCGCCTGCTTCGGAAGTGGAACCACCCTCGGGGTGACGCTCGGAGGCGGTCCGCCGGGCTTCGCCGGCGGCGATGCGCGGACGTTGCGGCTGTCGGCGGCGATGCTCGATGATCCGTCGCTCGCGCAAGTGGGCCAGGGCTTCGGCGCACTGTTCCTCTTGCCCGGTACTGGCGAGACTTTGCGCGTGACCGGCACCGTCTCCGCCCAGCACCCAGGCGAGATCAGCATCACCGTCCACGAATGCTACGGCCACTGTGCCAAGGCGTTGATTCGCTCCGGGTTCTGGGAGGCCCTGCCCGATGGGACGGCGCCGTCGAATCCCTCCGCCTTCATCGACGCCACCCGCTTCATGGCGCTGGCGACGAGCGATGCGCAGGGCCGCGCGGATTTAAGCCCCAAAGGCGACCCGGCCGGGACCATGGTGCGTTTGGACCCCCACAGGGTTTGGTTCGCGGATCGTCCGGGGAACCGCCGCATCGACAGCTTCCGCAACATCCTCACCCAGCCGCGCGTCGCGGCCACACTGCTGATCCCCGGATCAACGCACGTCGCGTATGTGTCGGGCACCGCACGCATCACCGCCGACGAGGCGGTACGGTCGCAGTTCGCCGTTCAGAACAAGGTCCCCGCGCTGGTCACCGCCATCGACGATGCCGCCCTCCAGCTTCGTGAAAGCCCGGCGCTGGTCCGCGCCGGCATGTGGCCGGTCAAGCCACCCACCCACGGCATCCAGGCAGCCCAGCTGTTCATCGAGCACGTCAAGCTCAACAAGGAGAGCAGCTTAGGAGCCAGATTGGCGAGTGCGGCGCTGTCCGTTCCAGGCGTCTCCGGCCTGCTCAAGAAAGGCTTGGAAAAGGATTACAAGGACAACCTTTATTAG
- a CDS encoding AraC family transcriptional regulator — translation MPILDSLEAENDPDQVPRPVVAFGLALETPGLELGPHRHRKAQLLLTLRGVLTCEVESGLWLVPPNCAIWIPGGALHAIKASGTVEGYNAFIESAADIGLPASCCTVAVAPLLREVLIRAASLPVDYPEGGRESRLVTLLLDELAAAPVERLHLPMPANERLRRIIDMMIADPADRGTMASWARRAGLSERSLARILTRETGMSFGRWRQQLAILLALQWMAKGASVQQVALDLGYESAGSFVTMFRKALGTTPGRYMSALRRTAEPGDDPSHV, via the coding sequence ATGCCGATCCTCGATTCGCTGGAGGCTGAGAACGATCCGGACCAGGTGCCCCGTCCGGTCGTCGCCTTCGGCCTGGCACTGGAGACGCCGGGCCTTGAGCTCGGCCCTCATCGGCATCGAAAGGCGCAGCTGCTGCTCACCTTGCGCGGCGTCCTGACCTGCGAAGTGGAGAGCGGCCTGTGGCTGGTGCCGCCGAACTGCGCGATCTGGATTCCTGGAGGTGCGCTACACGCGATCAAGGCCTCGGGAACGGTCGAGGGCTATAACGCCTTCATCGAGTCTGCGGCCGACATCGGCTTGCCGGCGAGCTGCTGCACCGTCGCCGTGGCGCCGCTGCTGCGCGAGGTGCTGATTCGCGCGGCCAGCCTGCCGGTGGACTATCCCGAGGGTGGCCGGGAATCACGTCTCGTCACGCTGCTGCTCGATGAGCTCGCAGCCGCCCCTGTCGAACGGCTGCACCTGCCCATGCCCGCGAACGAACGGTTGCGCCGGATCATCGACATGATGATCGCCGACCCCGCCGATCGGGGAACGATGGCGAGCTGGGCGCGGCGCGCGGGGCTGAGCGAGCGCAGCCTGGCCCGTATCCTGACGCGCGAAACGGGCATGAGCTTCGGGAGGTGGCGCCAGCAGCTGGCGATCCTGCTCGCGCTGCAATGGATGGCCAAGGGCGCTTCCGTGCAGCAGGTCGCGCTGGACCTGGGCTACGAAAGCGCCGGTAGCTTCGTCACGATGTTCCGCAAGGCGCTCGGTACCACGCCGGGCCGCTATATGAGCGCGCTGCGCCGGACCGCGGAGCCCGGAGACGACCCGTCCCACGTCTGA
- a CDS encoding S66 family peptidase: MTLSGLMVPPSLKPGDKIAAVSLSWGGAGEERLRARYEAGKKQLQDTFGVQVVEMPNTLKGANYIYHNPQARVDDLHQAFEDNEIKAVISCIGGDDSVRLIDRIDLKVLRAHPKVFMGYSDTTVSHFVCLKAGLRSYYGPSILSGFAENTGMHDYLIQSVQRTVFSGNVIGTIENSKEGWTSEHLEWDVPGNQSIKRKMHPPMEWRFLQGKTVVTGRLLGGCTDVLPMIVGTSVWPDVDTWKDAILFLENSEEAMSPGTFLSTLRNLGAQGIVDRLSGILFSRPSHVAAEKFAEYEDMLLKACAEYGRQDLPIITRMDFGHTDPMFVIPLGAKATIDPVAKRFSIDEPGCR; encoded by the coding sequence ATGACGCTTTCAGGCTTGATGGTTCCACCCAGCTTGAAGCCCGGCGACAAGATTGCTGCGGTTTCTCTGTCATGGGGTGGGGCGGGTGAGGAGAGGCTTCGCGCGCGCTACGAGGCTGGCAAGAAGCAGCTGCAGGACACATTCGGCGTACAGGTGGTTGAAATGCCGAACACGCTCAAAGGCGCGAATTACATCTATCACAATCCGCAGGCGCGGGTTGATGACCTGCATCAAGCTTTTGAGGACAACGAGATCAAAGCGGTCATCAGCTGCATTGGGGGCGACGATTCCGTCCGATTGATTGACAGGATTGATTTGAAAGTCCTCCGCGCCCACCCCAAGGTGTTCATGGGGTACTCTGACACGACGGTATCTCATTTTGTCTGCCTGAAAGCCGGGCTGCGCAGCTACTACGGCCCTTCCATACTGTCAGGTTTCGCCGAAAACACCGGCATGCATGATTACCTGATCCAATCTGTGCAAAGGACAGTGTTTTCCGGAAACGTCATCGGTACCATCGAAAACAGCAAGGAAGGCTGGACAAGCGAGCACTTGGAGTGGGATGTGCCCGGAAATCAGAGCATCAAACGCAAGATGCATCCGCCAATGGAGTGGCGGTTTCTGCAAGGCAAAACCGTGGTCACGGGACGGCTGCTGGGCGGATGTACCGACGTGCTGCCGATGATTGTCGGCACCTCGGTGTGGCCCGACGTCGATACCTGGAAGGATGCCATCCTGTTCCTGGAGAATTCCGAGGAAGCCATGTCGCCCGGCACTTTCCTATCCACGCTGCGCAATTTGGGCGCACAAGGCATCGTGGACAGGCTCAGCGGCATCTTGTTTTCACGGCCAAGCCATGTGGCGGCTGAAAAATTCGCCGAATATGAAGACATGCTTCTGAAAGCCTGCGCGGAGTATGGAAGGCAGGATTTGCCGATCATCACCCGCATGGATTTCGGGCACACCGATCCGATGTTCGTGATCCCGCTCGGCGCCAAGGCAACGATTGACCCGGTCGCGAAGCGGTTTTCCATCGACGAGCCGGGTTGCCGCTGA